From Streptomyces sp. Edi4, one genomic window encodes:
- a CDS encoding DUF1707 domain-containing protein, producing MRASDAERERVAESLREAMAEGRLDMEEFEQRLEAAYKARTHGELEPLVRDLPAPGAIGPDLAVPRATRDDAEVHWPSRIGHAPTSKGGFAFWSGFSRKGEWTVAKKFTAFAMWGGGEIDLREARFEDRETVLRLFTIMGGMGVTVPPELNVQVKGFGLMGGVDGGKANGVGTPGSPKVTIVAFALMGGIGVDRKLRKAQKERMRLEKRGEEGDGGRKELR from the coding sequence ATGCGCGCTTCGGACGCGGAACGCGAGCGTGTCGCGGAATCGCTGCGGGAGGCGATGGCGGAGGGGCGGCTCGACATGGAGGAGTTCGAGCAGCGCCTCGAAGCCGCCTACAAGGCGCGTACACATGGGGAGTTGGAGCCGCTGGTGCGCGACCTGCCGGCGCCGGGCGCCATCGGGCCGGACCTCGCGGTGCCGCGCGCGACGCGGGACGACGCGGAGGTCCACTGGCCTTCGCGCATCGGCCACGCGCCGACCTCCAAAGGAGGCTTCGCCTTCTGGAGCGGCTTCTCCCGTAAGGGCGAGTGGACGGTGGCGAAGAAGTTCACGGCGTTCGCGATGTGGGGCGGCGGCGAGATCGACCTGCGCGAGGCGCGCTTCGAGGACCGCGAGACGGTGCTGCGGCTTTTCACGATCATGGGCGGGATGGGTGTGACGGTACCGCCGGAGCTGAACGTCCAGGTCAAGGGCTTCGGCCTGATGGGCGGAGTGGACGGCGGCAAGGCCAACGGCGTGGGCACGCCGGGCTCCCCGAAGGTGACGATCGTGGCGTTCGCCCTGATGGGCGGAATCGGCGTGGACCGCAAGCTGCGCAAGGCGCAGAAGGAGCGGATGCGGCTGGAGAAGAGGGGGGAGGAGGGGGACGGGGGCCGGAAGGAACTGAGGTGA
- a CDS encoding DUF397 domain-containing protein has product MDQHDIRWVKSSYSGGSGTECVEVARILARTAVRDSQRPAGPRISFGTSTWATFVRALRQDAV; this is encoded by the coding sequence ATGGATCAGCACGACATTCGCTGGGTGAAGTCCTCGTACAGCGGTGGTAGCGGGACCGAGTGCGTGGAGGTCGCGCGCATCCTGGCGCGTACGGCGGTGCGCGACTCGCAGCGGCCTGCTGGGCCACGCATATCCTTCGGCACCTCCACGTGGGCCACTTTCGTGCGGGCCCTCCGCCAGGATGCCGTCTGA
- a CDS encoding DUF445 domain-containing protein, producing the protein MQRTGTGSEEPGPQTPGAVGAAAGTGPGAGADRGAAAAPGAEAAGAGTGPGGPLSSAFAYTAADEEKRRGVRRMKATATGLLILVAVVFALATWADRTGAGAWAGYVAAAAEAGMVGALADWFAVTALFRRPLGLPIPHTAIIQNKKDQFGASLGTFVGENFLSAAVVRTRLHALGIGQRLGTWLAEPEHADRVTSELATALRGALTVLRDADVQAVVGEAITRRADAAEIAPGVGKTLERIVADGSHRKAVDLVCVRAHDWLVLHGDSVMDAVQGGAPGWTPRFVDRKVGERVYKELLRFVTEMRDMPAHPARGALDRFLADFAADLQSDTETRTRVERFKSEILARGEVQDIIASAWSSVRSMIIAAAEDDHSELRRRARASLLSLGTRLTTDPRLQSKLDGWLEDAAAYVVSTYRAEITSLITDTVASWDANDTSRKIEANIGRDLQFIRINGTVVGALAGLLIYTVSHAVGG; encoded by the coding sequence ATGCAACGTACGGGAACGGGGTCCGAGGAACCCGGCCCCCAGACGCCGGGCGCGGTGGGGGCGGCGGCCGGGACGGGACCGGGTGCCGGGGCGGACCGGGGTGCCGCGGCGGCCCCGGGTGCCGAGGCGGCGGGGGCCGGGACCGGCCCGGGCGGACCCCTCTCCTCGGCCTTCGCCTACACGGCGGCGGACGAGGAGAAGCGCCGGGGCGTACGCCGGATGAAGGCGACGGCGACCGGTCTGCTGATCCTGGTCGCGGTGGTCTTCGCGCTCGCGACCTGGGCGGACCGTACGGGGGCGGGCGCCTGGGCGGGGTATGTCGCGGCGGCGGCCGAGGCCGGCATGGTGGGCGCGCTTGCGGACTGGTTCGCGGTGACGGCGCTGTTCCGCCGCCCGCTGGGCCTGCCCATTCCGCACACGGCGATCATCCAGAACAAGAAGGACCAGTTCGGCGCGTCCCTGGGCACGTTCGTCGGCGAGAACTTCCTGTCGGCCGCGGTGGTACGCACCCGCCTGCACGCGCTGGGGATCGGGCAGCGCCTGGGCACCTGGCTCGCGGAGCCCGAGCACGCGGACAGGGTCACCTCGGAACTGGCCACGGCGCTGCGCGGCGCCCTGACGGTGCTGAGGGACGCCGACGTGCAGGCGGTGGTGGGCGAGGCCATCACGCGCCGGGCGGACGCGGCGGAGATCGCGCCGGGCGTGGGCAAGACGCTGGAGCGGATCGTCGCGGACGGCAGCCACCGCAAGGCCGTGGACCTGGTGTGCGTGCGGGCCCACGACTGGCTGGTGCTGCACGGGGACTCGGTGATGGACGCGGTGCAGGGCGGCGCGCCCGGCTGGACGCCGCGCTTCGTGGACCGCAAGGTGGGCGAGCGCGTCTACAAGGAATTGCTGCGCTTCGTGACGGAGATGCGCGACATGCCGGCGCATCCGGCCCGGGGCGCGCTCGACCGCTTCCTGGCCGATTTCGCGGCGGACCTCCAGTCGGACACGGAGACGCGGACCAGGGTGGAACGGTTCAAGTCGGAGATCCTGGCCCGTGGGGAGGTGCAGGACATCATCGCCTCGGCGTGGTCCTCGGTGCGTTCGATGATCATCGCGGCGGCGGAGGACGACCACAGCGAACTGCGCCGGCGCGCGCGGGCGTCCCTGCTCTCCCTCGGCACCCGCCTGACGACGGACCCACGCCTCCAGTCGAAGCTGGACGGCTGGCTCGAGGACGCGGCGGCGTACGTGGTGTCGACGTACCGCGCGGAGATCACCTCACTGATCACGGACACGGTGGCCTCGTGGGACGCGAACGACACATCCCGCAAGATCGAGGCGAACATCGGCCGCGACCTGCAATTCATCCGGATCAACGGCACGGTGGTCGGCGCGTTGGCGGGGCTGCTGATCTATACGGTGTCGCACGCGGTGGGGGGGTGA
- a CDS encoding helix-turn-helix transcriptional regulator, translated as MAVGPTTRRRQLGADLRRLREHKGLTLEEAGALVSVSKATLSRYETKEGAVKWPTVEALCRAYGATDEERRTLVELAKGARIQGWWRSLADPIPESMNLMLTLEDEVVREDHYACMYVPGLLQTRAYAEAVHRASEMRCTEQEIAHMVDIRMKRQELLVRDDAPHIWAVVDEAVIRRMVGGKEVMREQLNHLHAQSRQPQVTVQVLPFAQGAHAAAVGSFVILGGPTPELDVVYVDIIGGGLFMEKPEELDRYKLAFQYLSAQALDIETSAALLDRARREL; from the coding sequence ATGGCAGTTGGGCCAACTACTCGCAGGCGCCAGCTCGGCGCCGACCTACGTCGCCTCCGTGAGCACAAGGGGCTCACTCTGGAGGAGGCCGGCGCACTCGTCAGCGTCTCCAAAGCCACTCTGAGTCGCTACGAGACCAAGGAAGGGGCGGTCAAGTGGCCGACCGTAGAAGCTCTGTGTCGCGCATACGGCGCCACCGACGAAGAACGTAGAACGCTTGTTGAGTTGGCCAAGGGCGCCAGGATTCAAGGTTGGTGGCGATCGCTCGCCGACCCCATCCCGGAGTCCATGAACCTGATGTTGACCCTGGAGGACGAGGTCGTCCGGGAGGATCACTACGCGTGCATGTACGTTCCCGGGCTTCTGCAGACACGCGCGTACGCCGAGGCCGTCCATCGGGCATCGGAGATGCGCTGCACCGAGCAGGAGATCGCGCACATGGTGGACATCCGCATGAAGCGCCAAGAGCTCCTCGTCCGTGACGATGCTCCGCACATCTGGGCGGTGGTCGATGAAGCGGTCATCCGCCGCATGGTCGGGGGCAAAGAGGTCATGCGGGAGCAGTTGAATCACCTGCACGCACAGTCCAGACAGCCGCAAGTAACCGTGCAGGTCCTGCCGTTCGCCCAGGGAGCGCACGCTGCCGCCGTCGGTAGCTTCGTGATCCTGGGTGGACCGACGCCCGAGCTCGACGTCGTGTACGTGGACATCATCGGCGGCGGCCTCTTCATGGAGAAGCCTGAGGAGTTGGACCGCTATAAATTGGCGTTCCAGTACCTGAGCGCCCAGGCGTTGGACATTGAGACGTCGGCCGCGCTCCTCGATCGGGCCCGCAGGGAGCTTTGA